In Zalophus californianus isolate mZalCal1 chromosome 4, mZalCal1.pri.v2, whole genome shotgun sequence, the following proteins share a genomic window:
- the SH3D21 gene encoding SH3 domain-containing protein 21 isoform X6, with amino-acid sequence MVQGELQLQSGAGGRAEAASWGDCGSDKGGLGNPDMPSVSPGTQRPPKLSSLTYDSPPDYLRTVSRPEIYRVLFNYQPEAPDELALRRGDEVKVLRKTTEDKGWWEGESQGRRGVFPDNFVLPPPPIKKLTPRKVVSRQSAPIKEPKKMMPKSALPTVRKLVTAPTGPSKTKPSWTPSGGDSQKRPSRDSGSGSSFLSGGPAHPGRKGSKTQASRQRSATSQEEEQSSLAKASPVNKTPTLDKTPSPEKTLSPDKAPTPEETLTPDKVTISEEALTLEFKTPAPKIPTPQDGLILDKAPSPHSLVSVDEAPAPEVPPEDEVLGPKMVSPGDEAPTLEKVLTPEQVPSEEASSRDNTQFHHFSPEQALPEFKSPVANEAQSQEVHMPEEPDLCTTTHPLDQRDSFPFQSKSKPGSMLALEKATTLLEEAPGKHEGTPEEEALPKEVSPKEVAPAQKNPHSIKSTADPQETPTLLSLVPQNLTDSKSDRGDIMRLQDEMESLRRSLEWMAVQLERKLTDIWEELKSEKEKRHLLEVQMKQGTQESRTRGSIHAQTQTH; translated from the exons ATGGTGCAAGGTGAACTTCAACTACAGTCCGGAGCAGGCGGACGAGCTGAAGCTGCAAGCTGGGGAGATTGTGGAAGTGATAAAGGAG GCCTCGGGAACCCAGACATGCCTTCAGTCAGCCCTGGTACCCAGCGGCCTCCCAAG CTGAGCAGTCTGACCTATGACAGCCCTCCAGACTACCTGCGGACAG tCTCTCGCCCTGAGATCTACAGGGTCCTGTTCAACTACCAGCCTGAGGCCCCGGATGAGTTGGCGCTGCGGAGGGGGGACGAGGTGAAAGTACTGAGGAAG ACCACAGAGGATAAGGGCTGGTGGGAAGGAGAGTCTCAAGGCAGAAGAGGAGTTTTCCCCGACAACTttgtgctccccccaccccca ATCAAAAAGCTGACCCCACGGAAAGTGGTGTCTCGGCAATCAG ctcctATTAAGGAACCAAAAAAGATGATGCCCAAATCGGCCCTCCCTACAGTCAGGAAGCTGGTGACAGCCCCTACTGGGCCCAGCAAAACCAA GCCTTCTTGGACACCCAGCGGCGGAGACAGTCAGAAGCGCCCCTCCCGAGACTCGG GCTCCGGCAGCAGCTTCCTCAGCGGGGGTCCAGCCCACCCTGGTAGAAAGGGATCAAAAACCCAGGCTTCCCGGCAGCGCTCTGCAACCAGTCAG gaggaagagcagagcagCCTAGCAAAGGCCTCTCCTGTGAATAAAACCCCCACTCTGGACAAGACCCCCAGCCCAGAGAAGACTCTGTCTCCGGATAAGGCCCCCACTCCAGAGGAAACCCTGACTCCAGATAAGGTCACCATCTCCGAGGAGGCCCTGACTCTAGAGTTCAAGACCCCAGCCCCAAAGATCCCCACCCCACAGGATGGCCTGATTCTAGACAAGGCTCCCAGCCCACACAGCCTCGTTTCTGTGGAtgaggcccctgccccagaagtcCCACCAGAGGATGAAGTCCTTGGCCCAAAGATGGTCTCTCCTGGGGATGAGGCGCCCACCCTAGAAAAGGTCTTGACCCCTGAGCAGGTGCCCTCTGAAGAGGCCTCCAGTAGAGACAACACTCAGTTCCATCACTTCTCTCCTGAGCAAGCCCTGCCAGAGTTCAAGTCTCCTGTGGCCAatgaggctcaatcccaagagGTCCACATGCCAGAGGAGCCCGATCTCTGCACGACGACACACCCTCTCGATCAGAGGGACAGCTTCCCATTCCAGTCTAAGTCCAAGCCAGGGTCCATGCTTGCCCTTGAGAAGGCTACAACTCTCCTTGAGGAGGCACCTGGGAAGCATGAGGGTACCCCGGAAGAGGAGGCACTCCCCAAAGAGGTGTCCCCCAAAGAGGTAGCCCCTGCCCAAAAGAATCCTCATTCTATCAAGTCGACTGCAGACCCCCAAGAGACTCCCACTCTACTTTCCCTCGTCCCGCAAAATCTCACGGACAGCAAAAGTGACAGAGGCGATATAATGAGGCTACAGGACGAAATGGAATCTTTAAGGAGGTCGCTGGAGTGGATGGCGGTGCAGCTGGA GAGGAAGCTGACCGACATCTGGGAGGAGCTGAAGAGCGAGAAGGAGAAGCGCCATTtgctggag GTGCAGATGAAGCAGGGGACTCAGGAGTCCCGGACCCGGGGCTCCATCCACGCGCAGACGCAGACGCACTGA
- the SH3D21 gene encoding SH3 domain-containing protein 21 isoform X4 produces the protein MEVLVLAGYRAQKEDELSLAPGDVVRQEIPESLRGAGEAPSPRCARRRGRPAKSQGPRRWCKVNFNYSPEQADELKLQAGEIVEVIKEIEDGWWLGKKNGQLGAFPSNFVELLDSGPPSLGNPDMPSVSPGTQRPPKLSSLTYDSPPDYLRTVSRPEIYRVLFNYQPEAPDELALRRGDEVKVLRKTTEDKGWWEGESQGRRGVFPDNFVLPPPPIKKLTPRKVVSRQSAPIKEPKKMMPKSALPTVRKLVTAPTGPSKTKPSWTPSGGDSQKRPSRDSGSGSSFLSGGPAHPGRKGSKTQASRQRSATSQEEEQSSLAKASPVNKTPTLDKTPSPEKTLSPDKAPTPEETLTPDKVTISEEALTLEFKTPAPKIPTPQDGLILDKAPSPHSLVSVDEAPAPEVPPEDEVLGPKMVSPGDEAPTLEKVLTPEQVPSEEASSRDNTQFHHFSPEQALPEFKSPVANEAQSQEVHMPEEPDLCTTTHPLDQRDSFPFQSKSKPGSMLALEKATTLLEEAPGKHEGTPEEEALPKEVSPKEVAPAQKNPHSIKSTADPQETPTLLSLVPQNLTDSKSDRGDIMRLQDEMESLRRSLEWMAVQLERKLTDIWEELKSEKEKRHLLEVQMKQGTQESRTRGSIHAQTQTH, from the exons ATGG AGGTGCTTGTTCTGGCCGGGTACCGCGCGCAGAAGGAGGACGAGCTGAGTCTGGCGCCCGGGGACGTGGTCCGGCAG GAGATCCCGGAGTCTCTGCGCGGCGCCGGGGAGGCGCCGAGCCCGCGCTGTGCGCGCCGCCGAG GTCGCCCCGCCAAATCTCAGGGCCCCCGAAGATGGTGCAAGGTGAACTTCAACTACAGTCCGGAGCAGGCGGACGAGCTGAAGCTGCAAGCTGGGGAGATTGTGGAAGTGATAAAGGAG attGAGGACGGCTGGTGGCTGGGGAAGAAGAACGGGCAGCTGGGAGCCTTCCCATCCAACTTTGTGGAGTTGCTGGACAGTGGGCCCCCAA GCCTCGGGAACCCAGACATGCCTTCAGTCAGCCCTGGTACCCAGCGGCCTCCCAAG CTGAGCAGTCTGACCTATGACAGCCCTCCAGACTACCTGCGGACAG tCTCTCGCCCTGAGATCTACAGGGTCCTGTTCAACTACCAGCCTGAGGCCCCGGATGAGTTGGCGCTGCGGAGGGGGGACGAGGTGAAAGTACTGAGGAAG ACCACAGAGGATAAGGGCTGGTGGGAAGGAGAGTCTCAAGGCAGAAGAGGAGTTTTCCCCGACAACTttgtgctccccccaccccca ATCAAAAAGCTGACCCCACGGAAAGTGGTGTCTCGGCAATCAG ctcctATTAAGGAACCAAAAAAGATGATGCCCAAATCGGCCCTCCCTACAGTCAGGAAGCTGGTGACAGCCCCTACTGGGCCCAGCAAAACCAA GCCTTCTTGGACACCCAGCGGCGGAGACAGTCAGAAGCGCCCCTCCCGAGACTCGG GCTCCGGCAGCAGCTTCCTCAGCGGGGGTCCAGCCCACCCTGGTAGAAAGGGATCAAAAACCCAGGCTTCCCGGCAGCGCTCTGCAACCAGTCAG gaggaagagcagagcagCCTAGCAAAGGCCTCTCCTGTGAATAAAACCCCCACTCTGGACAAGACCCCCAGCCCAGAGAAGACTCTGTCTCCGGATAAGGCCCCCACTCCAGAGGAAACCCTGACTCCAGATAAGGTCACCATCTCCGAGGAGGCCCTGACTCTAGAGTTCAAGACCCCAGCCCCAAAGATCCCCACCCCACAGGATGGCCTGATTCTAGACAAGGCTCCCAGCCCACACAGCCTCGTTTCTGTGGAtgaggcccctgccccagaagtcCCACCAGAGGATGAAGTCCTTGGCCCAAAGATGGTCTCTCCTGGGGATGAGGCGCCCACCCTAGAAAAGGTCTTGACCCCTGAGCAGGTGCCCTCTGAAGAGGCCTCCAGTAGAGACAACACTCAGTTCCATCACTTCTCTCCTGAGCAAGCCCTGCCAGAGTTCAAGTCTCCTGTGGCCAatgaggctcaatcccaagagGTCCACATGCCAGAGGAGCCCGATCTCTGCACGACGACACACCCTCTCGATCAGAGGGACAGCTTCCCATTCCAGTCTAAGTCCAAGCCAGGGTCCATGCTTGCCCTTGAGAAGGCTACAACTCTCCTTGAGGAGGCACCTGGGAAGCATGAGGGTACCCCGGAAGAGGAGGCACTCCCCAAAGAGGTGTCCCCCAAAGAGGTAGCCCCTGCCCAAAAGAATCCTCATTCTATCAAGTCGACTGCAGACCCCCAAGAGACTCCCACTCTACTTTCCCTCGTCCCGCAAAATCTCACGGACAGCAAAAGTGACAGAGGCGATATAATGAGGCTACAGGACGAAATGGAATCTTTAAGGAGGTCGCTGGAGTGGATGGCGGTGCAGCTGGA GAGGAAGCTGACCGACATCTGGGAGGAGCTGAAGAGCGAGAAGGAGAAGCGCCATTtgctggag GTGCAGATGAAGCAGGGGACTCAGGAGTCCCGGACCCGGGGCTCCATCCACGCGCAGACGCAGACGCACTGA